From Thermococcus barophilus MP:
CAAAAGAACATATAATCGTTGACATAATTTCATCAAGTGGAGAGCTGAGCGATGCTCTTGAGGTTATAGCGTATCATGACAGAAAGCTTGAAGCTTACGTTATTGAAATCATCCCGGCAAATGAGCTCGAATTTGAAGGCAATATTGGGCTTGAACCTGTAATTATCGATGACAAGGGCTTTGAGCTGAAAAGCTATCCGGTTCTCGGACATTTTGAGGAAGAAAAAGATGGAGTGTTTCTGGTTATTGACAGTGAAACGTATCAAAGATGGGGGGAGAGCGGGAAACTTGACATCTGTCCAATATGTGGTGCTGAAGGATTGGCGTGGAGAAAAAATGAAGCCTACTGCAATTCCTGTGGGTTTGGAATTAAAGTTAAGGGGGGCAGACAATGAGTCAGCTCATAAAGTCTATTCTTGTCAAGTATTCGCGCTTAGCTCATGAGAGAGGATTAACTGCTGCATTTGGCGGAAATCTGAGCATTCTTTTTAACGGAAAGATATTCATAAAAGCCACAGGAGCTGTTATGGATACCATGACGGAGCAGCAAGTGGCAGTCATTGACCTGAATGGGAAGCAAATCTCAGCTGTTAAGCCTTCATCAGAATGGAGGCTCCATTTGTTCATTTACCGCGAAAGAGAAGACATAAGGGCAATAGCTCATCTTCATCCTCCATACTCCATTGTTGCCTCAATCATTTTGAAGGGAGAACTTCCAATAATAACCCCAGAAGCAGAAATCTATCTCAAGAAAATTCCAATTGCAGAGTTTAAGCCAGCGGGAAGCGAAGAACTTGCAAAAGAAGTCACAAAATACATTAAAAATCATGATGCAGTTTTAATGGAGAGACACGGAATTGTCACAGTAGGAAAAAGCTTGAGAGAAGCGTTCTACAAAGCGGAGCTTGTCGAGGAAAGTGCAAAGCTTTGGTATTTAATAGAGGGCAAAAGGTGAGCGTAAAAAACAAAATTCACTGAATCTGCTCCAAGGCACCTAAAACTTCCCAGATTATGGTTCTTGTGTGGAGAGGCATGTTTGGATCTTCACTAATCTCCTCAAGGATTGCGATAGCATCGGCTGCCCTAACAGCGGGCTCTTTACTTCTATCCATCAAGTGCTCAATTGCCTCTTCAGCGGCCCTTCTAATATTTCTTGGGACAATTGTGTCTTGAACAACTTGCTCCTTGAGAACCTGAATAATCTGGTTGATCCTCTCCTCAACATCACTCATTTGTATCACCCCCTTTTACTAAGAATTGGTAACTAAAAATTTTCCAGTGGTATATTGCACTTTTGTAACTAAAAAGTTTTCGGTTGAGATTAATACTCGACCCCTCTTCTGGCTGTGATCCCTTTTTGATAGGGATGCTTTATTTCTCTCATCTCAGTCACGTAATCAGCAAGCTCAAAGAGTTCCTCAGGACAGTAGCGACCCGTTAAAACAAGCTCGGTGTTTGGAGCTTTGCTTTTTACCAGCTCCTTTACTTCCTCAACGTCAAGCATTCCAAAGCCAAGAGCAACGCATATCTCATCCAAAACCACCAAATCCCATTCACCACTTTTAACCACTTCCTTAGCCCTTTCCAGAGCTCTCTTTGCTGCCTGAACATCATCCTCATCTGGCTCTCCATGAACAAACTTAGGCAAGCCATAGGACTCTATAACATAACCGCACTTCTCAGCCATGAAGTACTCCCCATAAACCTTCGGAGCTTTCATAAACTGGATTATAATCACTCTCCCCCCATTACCGAGCATCCTCAAAGCTAAACCTAAAGCCGCAGTGGTTTTTCCCTTCCCGTTGCCTGTGTATATGTGAACCAAACCAAGCTTTTTCTTCCAGCTTTCACTCATTTAGATCACCAAAGAGAGTTCACCTTGGAGTATTTATCCATTTCTGTGAAAGAGTTTTTAATCCACCGGTGCTTGATACAAGTTGGTGTTCCCGATGAAAGCTCCGGACTTGGGAATTAAAATTGGATTTTATGAGCATGGAAAAAGGAACTCAATAACTGACGTTAAAGGCATTAAAGTTGGCCATGTAACTCTGATCAAAGGAGAAGGAAAGCTCGTTCCCGGAAAAGGTCCAGTTAGGACAGGTGTCACTGTTATTTTACCACATGATGGAAACATCTTCAAAGAGAAGCTCTTGGCAAGTGTCTTTGTGATGAACGGCTATGCAAAGCCCGTAGGACTGACTCAAATTAGAGAACTCGGCACACTCGAGACCCCCATAGCTTTAACAAATACTTTAAGCGTTTATACTGTTGCCGATGCCCTAACTGATTACATGCTCGAGCAGAATGAAGATATAGGAGTTACAACGGGCTCAGTAAATCCTGTCGTTCTGGAGTGCAACGATTCCTATTTGAACGACCTCAGGGGAAAGCATGTGAAAAAAGAACATGTCTTTGAGGCAATAAAAAACGCAAGCGAGGACTTTGAGGAAGGTTCGGTTGGAGCAGGGACTGGAATGAGCTCCTTTGAATTTAAGGGCGGAATAGGTTCTTCTTCAAGAGTCATTGAGATTGAGGGCAAGAGATACACGGTGGGTGCTCTGGTTTTAAACAATTTTGGAAAGAGGGAGGATTTAACAATTGCTGGAGTTCCCGTCGGCTGGGAGCTTAGAGATTACCCGGGAAGAGCGAAGCCGAGCAAAGGGAGCATCATAATGATCCTTGCGACAGATGCTCCGCTGACAGCAAGGCAGCTCTCCAGGTTGGCTAAAAGAGCAGTGGTTGGCTTAGCGAGAACTGGAGGTTACGCCTATCACGGAAGCGGTGACATAGCTTTGGCATTTTCAACGGCTCAAAGGATAAAGCACTATCAAAGAGGGGAGTTTGAAATGAAAATGCTCCCTGATGCAAGGCTCAACCGTCTCTTTAAAGCAGCTGCTGAAGCAACAGAAGAGGCGATAATCAACTCTCTGCTCCAAGCAAAGACAATGACTGGAAGAGACAATCATATACGCTACGCTTTGCCGCATGATAAGCTGATCGAAATTATGAAAAAGTACAGGAGATTAGAAGGGTGAACCTTGTATTCTATGTGATCTCAGCGGCAGTGCTTATAGCAGTCCTTTATGCAATGGAGAAAAGAAAAGAGCTTTCAGAGTTCACAAACAGAATTTTAAAGTTAGTGTTCAGGCTTGATTAGAGTTTTATCCTCTCGTATTTCTTCTTCATCAAGATTGCATCTCCCTCAATGTTGGGGCTTTCACTTATTACAACACCTTTCACCCTGAACTCTTTCAGCACTTTAAGCAAGTCCTCCCATCTCAAATCGCTCTCCTGAAGGTTCAAATGATGCTTTTCACCCTTCTCGGTATAGTGGATTCCACTTACGTGAATGTGCATGTTATCTAAAGCCTCTCTTCCAAGTTCCTGCTCAATCAGTGAAAGCATTTCACGCCACTCTTCTGCTGTGTTCAGTTTTCCTTTGTCTCTCGCATGTGCATGGGCAAAATCTATAGCGGGCAAAACCATCTCCACATCCTGACTCAGCTTTATCAGCTCCTTGAGCTCGCCAAACTGAGTTGGTTTTCCTGTGAGTTCTGGCCTTATCCAGATTTCTATCCCCTTGTCTTGGAGTTGTCTGACAATGTCTTTAATCTCATTTTTAATCTTCTCATATACTGTTTCTGGAGGTTGCTTAAGGTAATAGCCGGCATGAAACACAACGCTCCAGCCACCGGCTTCATGCAAACGTTCAGCACTCTGAATAATCCTCTTCTTGCTTGCCTCAACCTTGCTCTTCTCTGCAGCGTTGAGATTTATGTAGTATGGAGCATGAGCCGTTAAAAGGACATCATGCCTCTGAGCAACGTACTTTATTTTCTTTGCC
This genomic window contains:
- a CDS encoding deoxyribonuclease IV codes for the protein MKIRIDRLRFGTAGIPLSTPKPSTITGIQRVRELGLDAMELEFVRGVNISPEMAKKIKYVAQRHDVLLTAHAPYYINLNAAEKSKVEASKKRIIQSAERLHEAGGWSVVFHAGYYLKQPPETVYEKIKNEIKDIVRQLQDKGIEIWIRPELTGKPTQFGELKELIKLSQDVEMVLPAIDFAHAHARDKGKLNTAEEWREMLSLIEQELGREALDNMHIHVSGIHYTEKGEKHHLNLQESDLRWEDLLKVLKEFRVKGVVISESPNIEGDAILMKKKYERIKL
- a CDS encoding DmpA family aminopeptidase — encoded protein: MKAPDLGIKIGFYEHGKRNSITDVKGIKVGHVTLIKGEGKLVPGKGPVRTGVTVILPHDGNIFKEKLLASVFVMNGYAKPVGLTQIRELGTLETPIALTNTLSVYTVADALTDYMLEQNEDIGVTTGSVNPVVLECNDSYLNDLRGKHVKKEHVFEAIKNASEDFEEGSVGAGTGMSSFEFKGGIGSSSRVIEIEGKRYTVGALVLNNFGKREDLTIAGVPVGWELRDYPGRAKPSKGSIIMILATDAPLTARQLSRLAKRAVVGLARTGGYAYHGSGDIALAFSTAQRIKHYQRGEFEMKMLPDARLNRLFKAAAEATEEAIINSLLQAKTMTGRDNHIRYALPHDKLIEIMKKYRRLEG
- a CDS encoding UPF0147 family protein translates to MSDVEERINQIIQVLKEQVVQDTIVPRNIRRAAEEAIEHLMDRSKEPAVRAADAIAILEEISEDPNMPLHTRTIIWEVLGALEQIQ
- the cobO gene encoding cob(I)yrinic acid a,c-diamide adenosyltransferase, whose translation is MSESWKKKLGLVHIYTGNGKGKTTAALGLALRMLGNGGRVIIIQFMKAPKVYGEYFMAEKCGYVIESYGLPKFVHGEPDEDDVQAAKRALERAKEVVKSGEWDLVVLDEICVALGFGMLDVEEVKELVKSKAPNTELVLTGRYCPEELFELADYVTEMREIKHPYQKGITARRGVEY
- a CDS encoding aldolase, with product MSQLIKSILVKYSRLAHERGLTAAFGGNLSILFNGKIFIKATGAVMDTMTEQQVAVIDLNGKQISAVKPSSEWRLHLFIYREREDIRAIAHLHPPYSIVASIILKGELPIITPEAEIYLKKIPIAEFKPAGSEELAKEVTKYIKNHDAVLMERHGIVTVGKSLREAFYKAELVEESAKLWYLIEGKR